One segment of Desulfocurvus vexinensis DSM 17965 DNA contains the following:
- the rpmC gene encoding 50S ribosomal protein L29 yields MKAKEMRELSAEQLNEKLGAYRQELFNLRFQHATAQLENTQRIPEVKKNIARILTVLRTKEVGA; encoded by the coding sequence ATGAAAGCCAAGGAAATGCGTGAGCTCTCTGCCGAGCAGCTGAACGAGAAGCTCGGCGCCTACCGCCAGGAGCTGTTCAACCTCCGCTTTCAGCACGCGACGGCCCAGCTGGAGAACACCCAGCGGATTCCCGAAGTGAAAAAGAACATCGCCCGGATCCTGACCGTTCTCCGGACGAAGGAAGTTGGAGCGTAG
- the rplP gene encoding 50S ribosomal protein L16, protein MLTPRRTKFRKRMKGRLRGMATRGNTVAFGDIGIKTLEHGKLTSQEIEAARIAMMRHIKRGGQVWIRIFPDQVYTSKPAEVRQGKGKGAPAGYYAPVKPGHVLYEIKGVSMELAREALVRASHKLSVKTVIVMREGL, encoded by the coding sequence ATGCTGACCCCCAGAAGGACCAAATTCCGCAAGCGCATGAAAGGGCGCCTGCGCGGGATGGCCACCCGTGGCAACACCGTTGCCTTCGGTGATATCGGCATCAAGACCCTGGAGCACGGCAAGCTGACCAGCCAGGAGATCGAGGCCGCGCGTATCGCCATGATGCGCCACATCAAGCGCGGCGGTCAGGTGTGGATTCGCATCTTCCCCGACCAGGTCTACACCTCCAAGCCCGCCGAAGTCCGTCAGGGCAAGGGCAAGGGCGCTCCCGCGGGCTACTACGCCCCGGTCAAGCCCGGCCACGTGCTCTACGAGATCAAGGGCGTGAGCATGGAACTTGCCCGCGAGGCGCTGGTTCGCGCGTCGCACAAGCTGTCCGTGAAGACCGTCATCGTCATGAGGGAGGGGCTGTAA